A region of the Stutzerimonas stutzeri genome:
GCTATCCAGGGCGAGGTCGTTACCGACCATCGAGACCCGGTTCATCACCTCGGGCCCGTTACCGATCAGCGTCGCCCCTTTGACCGGCGCAGTGATCTTGCCATCCTCGATCAGATACGCCTCGCTGGTGGAAAACACGAACTTGCCGCTGGTGATATCGACCTGACCACCACCTAGGCTGGCGCAGTAGATGCCCTTTTTCACCGAACGAATGATTTCTTGCGGATCGCTTTCGCCGGCCAGCATGTAAGTGTTGGTCATGCGCGGCATCGGTAGATGCGCGTAAGACTCGCGGCGGCCGTTACCGGTCGGCGCGACGCCCATCAGGCGGGCGTTTAGCTTGTCTTGGATGTAACCCTTGAGAATGCCGTTCTCGATTAGCGTGGTGCATTGGGTCGGTGTGCCTTCGTCATCGACGCTGAGCGAGCCCCGTCGATCCGCCAGGGTGCCATCATCAACAATGGTGCAAAGCTTGGATGCCACTTGCTGGCCTATCTGTCCACTGTAAGCCGAGCTGCCCTTGCGATTGAAATCGCCTTCCAGGCCATGGCCAACTGCCTCGTGCAGCAATACACCGGACCAACCGGGGCCGAGCACCACAGGCAAAGAGCCTGCAGGCGCGGGGACCGCCTCGAGATTGACCAGCGCCTGGCGCAGCGCCTCGCGCGCATAGCCCATCGCCCGGTCTTCGCTGAGAAAGTGCTGATAGCCAGTACGACCACCGCCACCATGCCCGCCGCGCTCACGCCGACCGTTCTGCTCGACGATCACGCTGACGTTGAAGCGCACCAGCGGACGGATATCTGTTGCCATGCCGCCATCCATACCGGCAACCAGAATGTGTTCCCAGACGCCGGCCAGGCTCACAGTGACTTGTTTTATGCGAGGGTCCAACGCGCGCGTGGCAACGTCGATGCGCTTTAGCAGCTCGACCTTTTCGGCACGGGTTAACCCGTCGAGCGGATTATCCTGGCTATACAGCGGCGCGAACGCCGCTCTGGACAGCACCTTGACCTCGCCTTGCTGACCACTGCGCGCGATCGAGCGCGCAGCCTGGGCCGCTTGGCGCAACGCATCGGCAGTGATGGCATTGCTATAGGCGAAGCCGGTCTTCTCGCCGGACAGCGCGCGAACACCGACGCCCTGCTCCAGGTGGAAGCCACCTTCCTTGACGATGCCATCTTCCAGCACCCAGGACTCGGAGACCTGATCCTGAAAGTACAGGTCCGCCGCATCTACGCCGGGGCCAGCCAGTTCTCCCAGCAGGCCAGGTAGATCATCGATACCCAGGCCGCCGGGGGTCAGCAGTCGCTCGGTGACGGGTAACAACAGTTCACTCATATTCACTCCAAACGGTCCGTGACCAGGCACGGTACGGAAAATCGGCGGTGACGCTGCACCGGCATGCGCTGCCGGATGGCAGTCTGTTCGTCCGCATCTCGCAGTGCGACCAAGCTCGCTTCGCCGGTCGCCTGCTCACATAACAACCGACCCCATGGGTCCACGATAGACGAATGGCCGTAGGTGAGGCGACTGCCGGGATGCTCGCCGCCCTGTGCGGCGGCCAGGATATAGCATTGTGTCTCGATGGCACGGGCACGAATCAGGATCTCCCAATGCGCTTCACCGGTCACCGTGGTGAACGCCGACGGCACGCTGATCAACTCTGCACCCGCTGTGCGTAGCGCCGTATATAGCTCGGCGAAGCGCAGGTCATAGCACACGGTCAGACCGAGTCGACCGACCGGTGTGTCGGCTACCACCAATTGCTGCCCCGCCGCGTAGTCATCGGACTCGCGGTAATGGGCGCGGCTGTCGGCTACGTCCGCATCGAACAGATGCAACTTGTCATAACGCGCGACCCGCTGCCCATGATCATCGAACAGCAGCGAGCAGGCATTCGGCCTGCCCTGCGGATTGTCTTCGGGCGGTAACGGGATGGTGCCGGCGACTATCCATAACCTGAGGTCACGGGCAGTGCGTTTCAACCAAGGCAGAATCGGTCCCTCGCCTGTCGCCTCAGTGCGCCCGAGTAGCGCCGGATCTTTATGGCCAATTGCAGCGAAGTTTTCTGGCAGCACGGCCAACCGTGCGCCTGCCTCTGCGGCCTGCTCGAGCAGTTGCCGTGCACGGCGCAAGTTAAGTGCAACGTCAGTCTGACTGACCATCTGGATCACGGCTAAGGACATGCAATCCCTACTGGTAAAAGGCAAGGTCCGAGGACAATCATGGATCAGTTGGGCTTCTCGAATGGCTTGTCGAAGCTGATCTTTGGCGACTGCCATGGGCCCTTGACGTCGTACTGCACGGTAGCGAAACGCGCTACTCGGTCGCCAAGCAGCTTATCCGCAATGAACAGCGCCCCACCGATGGCGGGTGCACCGACGATCAGGGCTGCCAGAGGCAGGTTGTTGCTGATTGGCAGTGTCACAAGCAACTTGGCGTCGACCTCGTCGCGCGCCATATCCAGCTTGCCATTGAGCTCCAGATTGCTGGACGGCCCGCTGACGGTAATCGGCTCACCTGTTATGAATACGCCAG
Encoded here:
- the tldD gene encoding metalloprotease TldD; the protein is MSELLLPVTERLLTPGGLGIDDLPGLLGELAGPGVDAADLYFQDQVSESWVLEDGIVKEGGFHLEQGVGVRALSGEKTGFAYSNAITADALRQAAQAARSIARSGQQGEVKVLSRAAFAPLYSQDNPLDGLTRAEKVELLKRIDVATRALDPRIKQVTVSLAGVWEHILVAGMDGGMATDIRPLVRFNVSVIVEQNGRRERGGHGGGGRTGYQHFLSEDRAMGYAREALRQALVNLEAVPAPAGSLPVVLGPGWSGVLLHEAVGHGLEGDFNRKGSSAYSGQIGQQVASKLCTIVDDGTLADRRGSLSVDDEGTPTQCTTLIENGILKGYIQDKLNARLMGVAPTGNGRRESYAHLPMPRMTNTYMLAGESDPQEIIRSVKKGIYCASLGGGQVDITSGKFVFSTSEAYLIEDGKITAPVKGATLIGNGPEVMNRVSMVGNDLALDSGVGTCGKDGQSVPVGVGQPTLKIDEITVGGTGA
- a CDS encoding carbon-nitrogen hydrolase family protein; the encoded protein is MSLAVIQMVSQTDVALNLRRARQLLEQAAEAGARLAVLPENFAAIGHKDPALLGRTEATGEGPILPWLKRTARDLRLWIVAGTIPLPPEDNPQGRPNACSLLFDDHGQRVARYDKLHLFDADVADSRAHYRESDDYAAGQQLVVADTPVGRLGLTVCYDLRFAELYTALRTAGAELISVPSAFTTVTGEAHWEILIRARAIETQCYILAAAQGGEHPGSRLTYGHSSIVDPWGRLLCEQATGEASLVALRDADEQTAIRQRMPVQRHRRFSVPCLVTDRLE